The Xenopus tropicalis strain Nigerian chromosome 7, UCB_Xtro_10.0, whole genome shotgun sequence genome includes a region encoding these proteins:
- the psenen gene encoding gamma-secretase subunit PEN-2 isoform X1 → MNLERVPNEEKLQLCRKYYLGGFALLPFLWLVNVVWFFKEAFFKPAYTEQPLIQSYVKRSALGLFVWVVILTTWISVYQTHRAGWGATGDYLSFTIPLGIP, encoded by the exons ATGAATCTCGAGCGGGTCCCCAATGAGGAGAAACTGCAGCTGTGCAGGAAATATTACCTGG GAGGATTTGCGCTGCTGCCGTTCCTGTGGCTCGTGAATGTGGTTTGGTTCTTTAAAGAGGCATTCTTCAAACCTGCATACACTGAGCAGCCCCTTATCCAGAGCT ATGTCAAGCGATCTGCTCTTGGACTCTTTGTCTGGGTCGTCATTCTTACAACCTGGATCAGCGTCTACCAGACACACCGAGCTGGCTGGGGGGCAACTGGAGACTACCTGTCATTCACAATACCATTGGGCATCCCCTGA
- the LOC100495085 gene encoding G protein-activated inward rectifier potassium channel 3: MTRTEYQRGMHSPPLVQSAVSISMSGVALQGEGSKADKGGGPEANGRCQPVAPPMKPKQVLAYLPRPPTDTRRYCSFPQKPEHVVVPTYKESKVPTHPTPTPVHPVLPLPDIMPRSAYKRHMSTNDIGYPYPARPRPSVCISSDLPKYRRSSLRDGGVGSARWYPRHAISFPDISRGPRYVNTPSRGFLSSSTAGSDRQPKQRCKFMEAELRQGKTSTRRERQRYVTKDGKCQVNLGHIEEKARFLSDIFTTIVDLKYRWFLFVFMMCYIVTWLLFATIYYLDALWRQDIINMNNTEWAPCFQNVDSFTSALLFSVETQRTIGYGSRMVTATCQEGVYIVMAQSIVGSMIDALMVGCMFVKISRPKKRAQTLIFSQNCVVCPRDERLCFMFRIGDLRDSHMVDAKIRAKLIKSRQTYEGEFLPLEQSEINLGYETGEDRLFLVEPQVICHVIDENSPFWEMGPQELLREQFEIIVILEGIVEATGK, translated from the exons ATGACCAGGACAGAATACCAGCGAGGCATGCACTCCCCTCCTCTTGTCCAATCAGCTGTTAGTATCAGTATGTCAGGCGTGGCTTTACAAGGAGAAGGGTCCAAAGCGGACAAGGGTGGAGGCCCTGAAGCAAATGGAAGATGTCAACCAGTCGCCCCTCCAATGAAACCAAAGCAGGTACTGGCCTACCTACCTCGCCCTCCTACTGACACCAGGCGCTACTGCAGCTTTCCACAAAAG CCTGAACATGTGGTGGTACCGACATATAAAGAGTCGAAGGTGCCCACACATCCTACCCCTACTCCAGTGCACCCCGTCTTGCCTCTTCCTGACATCATGCCCCGCAGTGCGTATAAACGTCACATGAGCACCAATGATATTGGATACCCGTACCCAGCCCGGCCTCGGCCTAGTGTGTGCATCTCATCGGACCTTCCCAAGTACCGTCGTTCTTCGCTGAGAGATGGAGGAGTCGGCAGTGCTCGGTGGTACCCGAGGCACGCCATCAGTTTTCCTGATATCAGTCGTGGACCTCGGTACGTTAACACCCCCTCCCGGGGCTTTCTTTCGTCCTCGACGGCGGGGTCTGACCGGCAACCCAAACAACGCTGCAAATTTATGGAGGCCGAACTACGGCAAGGTAAGACGTCTACTCGGAGAGAGCGCCAACGGTACGTGACGAAGGACGGCAAGTGTCAAGTTAACTTGGGCCACATAGAAGAAAAGGCTCGTTTCCTGTCGGACATCTTTACGACCATTGTTGACCTCAAGTATCGCTGGTTCCTCTTCGTCTTCATGATGTGCTACATCGTCACGTGGCTTCTCTTCGCCACCATCTACTACTTGGATGCCTTGTGGCGCCAGGATATTATCAATATGAATAATACTGAATGGGCTCCCTGTTTCCAGAACGTGGACAGTTTCACCTCGGCTCTTCTTTTCTCAGTGGAGACCCAACGTACGATTGGTTATGGGTCGCGGATGGTGACGGCTACTTGCCAAGAAGGTGTCTACATTGTCATGGCGCAGTCTATCGTCGGTTCCATGATAGACGCCCTTATGGTAGGGTGCATGTTTGTGAAAATTTCCCGCCCCAAGAAAAGGGCACAGACTCTCATTTTTAGCCAGAACTGTGTGGTTTGTCCCCGCGATGAGAGACTCTGCTTCATGTTCAGAATCGGGGACCTCAGAGATAGTCACATGGTCGATGCCAAAATCAGGGCCAAGTTAATCAAGTCAAGACAGACGTACGAAGGAGAATTCCTCCCTCTGGAACAATCGGAAATCAACCTTGGCTACGAGACCGGAGAGGACCGCCTGTTCTTGGTGGAGCCACAGGTTATTTGCCACGTCATCGATGAGAACAGTCCTTTCTGGGAAATGGGACCCCAGGAGCTCCTGAGGGAGCAGTTTGAGATCATTGTCATCCTGGAGGGAATCGTGGAGGCCACAGGCAAGTAA
- the LOC108644721 gene encoding ATP-sensitive inward rectifier potassium channel 12-like, with amino-acid sequence MTCQAKSSYLETEIIWGHRFEPCMMLEKGAFRVDYKRFHKTFEVQLPRCSAKEMEETRELEGSEFSYFWENGDFLTGRRYTETDMGEDEREGRGEAFSEISGRLIGNIAEERSSDFNGSECNL; translated from the coding sequence ATGACCTGTCAGGCCAAGTCCTCGTACTTGGAGACGGAGATCATCTGGGGCCATCGCTTTGAGCCATGCATGATGCTAGAGAAGGGAGCCTTCCGCGTGGACTACAAGCGCTTCCACAAGACCTTTGAGGTGCAGTTGCCCCGCTGCAGCGCAAAAGAGATGGAGGAGACCCGGGAGTTGGAAGGATCAGAGTTCAGCTACTTCTGGGAAAATGGCGACTTCCTCACAGGCCGCAGATACACGGAAACAGATATGGGAGAGGATGAGAGAGAAGGTCGTGGGGAAGCCTTCTCCGAAATCAGCGGCAGACTCATCGGCAACATTGCCGAAGAAAGGAGCTCCGACTTTAATGGCAGTGAATGTAATCTATAG
- the hspb6 gene encoding heat shock protein beta-6 produces the protein MDVTIHHPWMRRPPLSPSFFPSRILGQRFGEGVLESELFPAMPMPMALSPYYYRSPSIPQPSEAGLSEVKLDKDQFSVLLDVKHFSPEELTVKVVGDYVEVHAKHEERPDEHGFISREFHRRYKIPPTVSPAAISSALSAEGLLSIQAPVTAGGKQEERSIPIARKDK, from the exons ATGGATGTTACAATTCATCACCCCTGGATGCGCCGACCCCCACTGTCCCCCTCATTTTTCCCCAGTCGGATTCTAGGGCAGCGGTTTGGGGAAGGGGTTCTGGAGTCGGAACTGTTCCCTGCCATGCCCATGCCGATGGCCCTTAGCCCGTACTACTACCGCTCTCCCAGCATCCCGCAGCCAAGTGAAGCCGGACTGTCAGAG GTGAAGTTGGACAAGGATCAGTTCTCCGTCCTGCTGGACGTGAAGCATTTCTCTCCGGAGGAGCTAACCGTCAAGGTGGTGGGAGATTACGTGGAGGTCCATGCCAAGCACGAGGAGCGCCCG GATGAACATGGCTTTATATCCCGAGAGTTCCACAGAAGGTACAAGATCCCCCCGACAGTGAGCCCCGCCGCCATATCCTCCGCTCTCTCTGCCGAGGGGCTGCTGTCTATCCAGGCGCCGGTGACTGCTGGGGGCAAACAGGAAGAGAGGAGCATCCCCATAGCCAGAAAGGATAAGTAA
- the lin37 gene encoding protein lin-37 homolog isoform X1, giving the protein MSLAKVKVEKTDLEAGSARSRLDAVLQGLLDRSDVDRDQMEDETGKASTDPHCKDSSPSAAGKRPSARLSHHRRKKRKEEDGITESSQPKANTFIIRLFDRSVDLAQFSEETPLYPVCRAWLRNAPSTRPPELPHTPPPTDDGEGVNGSIQNIYHLPPPLPSPASPSGEPLNLRIPSPLPHEEEPLNLDTAPELAPSTSNLIYENMHRWKKIRQRWKDASYRNQQRYGQSMKILKEMYERQ; this is encoded by the exons ATGTCACTCGCCAAGGTGAAAGTGGAAAAAACAG ACCTGGAGGCAGGGAGCGCTCGCAGCCGATTGGATGCTGTACTGCAGGGTCTCCTGGATAGAAGCGATGTGGACAG GGATCAGATGGAAGATGAGACGGGGAAAGCTTCTACCGACCCGCACTGCAA AGACTCCTCCCCTTCTGCTGCTGGAAAAAG GCCCTCGGCGCGACTCTCTCACCATCGGCGGAAGAAGAGAAAAGAGGAGGATGGAATAACGGAGAGCAGCCAGCCTAAAGCAA ACACCTTCATCATCCGCCTGTTTGATAGAAGCGTGGACCTGGCCCAGTTTTCAGAAGAAACCCCTCTGTATCCTGTGTGCAGAGCTTGGCTCCGGAACGCTCCGTCAACGAGACCCCCCGAGCTCCCCCACACTCCCCCGCCGACAGATGAT GGGGAAGGAGTGAATGGGAGCATTCAGAATATTTACCATCTGCCCCCCCCGTTACCCAGCCCTGCGAGCCCCTCGGGGGAGCCCCTCAACCTGAGGATCCCCTCCCCCCTTCCCCACGAGGAGGAGCCATTAAATCTCGACACA GCGCCTGAGTTGGCCCCCAGCACATCCAACCTCATCTATGAGAATATGCACCGGTGGAAGAAGATCCGGCAAAG GTGGAAAGACGCCTCGTACCGTAACCAGCAGCGCTACGGCCAGAGCATGAAAATCCTCAAGGAGATGTACGAGCGCCAGTAA
- the lin37 gene encoding protein lin-37 homolog (The RefSeq protein has 1 substitution compared to this genomic sequence) has product MSLAKVKVEKTDLEAGSARSRLDAVLQGLLDRSDVDRDQMEDETGKASTDPHCKDSSPSAAGKRPSARLSHHRRKKRKEEDGITESSQPKANTFIIRLFDRSVDLAQFSEETPLYPVCRAWLRNAPSTRPPELPHTPPPTDDGDGVNGSIQNIYHLPPPLPSPASPSGEPLNLRIPSPLPHEEEPLNLDTAPELAPSTSNLIYENMHRWKKIRQRWKDASYRNQQRYGQSMKILKEMYERQ; this is encoded by the exons ATGTCACTCGCCAAGGTGAAAGTGGAAAAAACAG ACCTGGAGGCAGGGAGCGCTCGCAGCCGATTGGATGCTGTACTGCAGGGTCTCCTGGATAGAAGCGATGTGGACAG GGATCAGATGGAAGATGAGACGGGGAAAGCTTCTACCGACCCGCACTGCAA AGACTCCTCCCCTTCTGCTGCTGGAAAAAG GCCCTCGGCGCGACTCTCTCACCATCGGCGGAAGAAGAGAAAAGAGGAGGATGGAATAACGGAGAGCAGCCAGCCTAAAGCAA ACACCTTCATCATCCGCCTGTTTGATAGAAGCGTGGACCTGGCCCAGTTTTCAGAAGAAACCCCTCTGTATCCTGTGTGCAGAGCTTGGCTCCGGAACGCTCCGTCAACGAGACCCCCCGAGCTCCCCCACACTCCCCCGCCGACAGATGAT GGGGAAGGAGTGAATGGGAGCATTCAGAATATTTACCATCTGCCCCCCCCGTTACCCAGCCCTGCGAGCCCCTCGGGGGAGCCCCTCAACCTGAGGATCCCCTCCCCCCTTCCCCACGAGGAGGAGCCATTAAATCTCGACACA GCGCCTGAGTTGGCCCCCAGCACATCCAACCTCATCTATGAGAATATGCACCGGTGGAAGAAGATCCGGCAAAG GTGGAAAGACGCCTCGTACCGTAACCAGCAGCGCTACGGCCAGAGCATGAAAATCCTCAAGGAGATGTACGAGCGCCAGTAA